Proteins from a single region of Streptomyces spectabilis:
- a CDS encoding helix-turn-helix domain-containing protein codes for MSADGESVDEAGWDVEPEDEIASVVEALGHQQKRWREGAGLSAAELGEAIGYGEDQVRKVERGARIPRPEYLDAADRVLGANGFISAMKEEMAKARYPKKVRELAKLEGRAVEIAAYGNHNLHGLLQTGEYARALFGTRQPAYSPDQVERGLAARMARQAIFERSPVPDMTFVQEEVTLRRPIGGRMILRAQLERLLELAQLPNVTIQVMPTDCEEHAGIEGGRIQLLKFGDGTAVGRSEGEFHGRPVSDPKQLRILELRYGMIRAQALTPRESLAFIERVRGET; via the coding sequence ATGAGTGCGGACGGCGAGAGTGTGGACGAGGCGGGCTGGGACGTCGAGCCCGAGGACGAGATCGCGTCGGTGGTGGAGGCCCTCGGTCACCAGCAGAAGCGGTGGCGCGAGGGCGCGGGCCTCAGCGCGGCGGAGCTGGGCGAGGCGATCGGCTACGGCGAGGACCAGGTGCGCAAGGTGGAGCGCGGGGCGAGGATCCCGCGCCCCGAGTACCTCGACGCGGCGGACCGGGTCCTGGGGGCCAACGGTTTCATCTCTGCGATGAAGGAGGAGATGGCCAAGGCGAGGTACCCGAAGAAGGTTCGGGAGCTGGCGAAGCTGGAGGGCCGGGCCGTAGAGATCGCCGCGTACGGCAATCACAACCTGCACGGACTGTTGCAGACCGGTGAGTACGCGCGGGCTCTGTTCGGCACTCGTCAGCCCGCCTACTCGCCCGACCAAGTGGAACGAGGATTGGCCGCGCGCATGGCGCGTCAGGCGATCTTTGAGCGGTCGCCTGTCCCTGACATGACCTTCGTACAGGAGGAGGTGACGCTCCGGCGGCCCATCGGGGGCAGAATGATTCTGCGTGCTCAGCTCGAACGCCTGCTGGAACTCGCGCAGTTGCCCAACGTCACCATCCAGGTGATGCCGACCGACTGCGAGGAACACGCCGGGATCGAAGGCGGGCGAATCCAGCTGCTGAAATTCGGAGACGGAACGGCAGTGGGGCGCTCCGAGGGGGAGTTCCACGGCCGCCCGGTCTCCGACCCGAAGCAGCTCCGGATCCTTGAGCTGCGGTATGGCATGATCCGGGCCCAGGCTCTCACGCCGCGGGAGTCGCTGGCCTTCATCGAGCGAGTGCGGGGAGAGACATGA
- a CDS encoding MFS transporter: MTTHDSRDSSDSRDTDVATAPAAPQAAPREVPEGGVLAAPYRALSIGIVSVVLLIAFEATAVGTAMPVAARELDGVSLYAFGFSAYFTTSLFGMVLSGQWGDRRGPLGPLTAGMSAFVAGLLLSGTAGAMWQFILGRAVQGFGGGLVIVSLYVVVSRVYPEHLRPAIMAAFAAAWVVPSVVGPLVSGTVTEHLGWRWVFIGVPALVAAPLALALPAIRREASGPLDPDAPAEPLDRRRVRLALGISLGAGLLQYAGQDLRWLSLLPAALGAAVLVPSVLGLLPRGTYRAARGLPSVVLLRGVAAGSFVAAESFVPLMLVSERGLSPTLAGLSLAAGGATWALGSYVQSRPRMEPHREKLVAAGMVLVAAAIATAPSVLVDAVPVWVVAVAWGVGCLGMGMVIASTSVLLLRLSPPQDAGSNSASLQISDGLSNALLLAVGGAAFAALGGGTIGGHGADAGAAGSHPGAFTAVFLPMAAVALAGAWLGTRLRGPAEKA; encoded by the coding sequence ATGACCACCCACGACTCCCGCGACTCCAGCGACTCCCGCGACACCGATGTCGCCACCGCACCGGCCGCCCCGCAGGCGGCACCGCGCGAGGTGCCCGAGGGTGGTGTGCTCGCGGCACCGTATCGGGCGCTGAGCATCGGGATCGTGTCCGTCGTGCTGCTCATCGCCTTCGAGGCCACCGCCGTCGGCACGGCGATGCCGGTGGCGGCCCGGGAGCTCGACGGGGTGTCGCTGTACGCGTTCGGATTCTCCGCGTACTTCACGACCAGCCTGTTCGGGATGGTGCTCTCCGGGCAGTGGGGAGACCGGCGCGGCCCCCTGGGCCCGCTGACCGCAGGCATGTCCGCCTTCGTGGCGGGCCTGCTCCTCTCCGGCACGGCGGGCGCGATGTGGCAGTTCATCCTGGGCCGGGCCGTGCAGGGCTTCGGCGGCGGCCTCGTCATCGTGTCCCTGTACGTGGTGGTGAGCCGGGTGTACCCGGAGCACCTCCGCCCGGCGATCATGGCGGCGTTCGCGGCCGCCTGGGTGGTGCCGTCCGTGGTCGGCCCCCTGGTGTCGGGCACGGTGACGGAGCACCTGGGCTGGCGGTGGGTGTTCATCGGCGTGCCGGCCCTGGTCGCCGCGCCGCTCGCGCTCGCCCTGCCCGCGATACGGCGCGAGGCCTCGGGCCCCCTCGACCCCGACGCCCCGGCCGAGCCCCTGGACCGCCGCCGGGTCCGGCTCGCCCTCGGCATCTCGCTCGGCGCGGGCCTGCTCCAGTACGCCGGACAGGACCTGCGCTGGCTGTCCCTGCTCCCGGCGGCGCTCGGCGCGGCAGTCCTGGTCCCGTCCGTGCTCGGCCTGCTTCCGCGCGGCACCTACCGCGCCGCGCGCGGCCTCCCCTCCGTGGTGCTGCTGAGGGGCGTGGCCGCCGGGTCCTTCGTCGCCGCCGAGTCCTTCGTACCGCTGATGCTGGTCAGCGAGCGCGGTCTGTCGCCGACGCTCGCGGGCCTCTCGCTCGCGGCGGGCGGCGCGACCTGGGCCCTCGGCTCGTACGTGCAGTCGCGGCCGCGCATGGAGCCCCACCGGGAGAAGCTGGTGGCCGCCGGGATGGTCCTGGTCGCCGCCGCCATCGCCACCGCGCCCAGCGTGCTCGTCGACGCCGTCCCGGTGTGGGTCGTCGCGGTCGCCTGGGGCGTCGGCTGCCTCGGCATGGGCATGGTCATCGCCTCGACCAGCGTCCTGCTGCTCCGGCTCTCGCCCCCGCAGGACGCGGGCTCGAACTCCGCGTCGCTCCAGATATCCGACGGCCTGTCCAACGCCCTGCTGCTCGCCGTGGGCGGCGCCGCCTTCGCCGCGCTGGGCGGCGGCACGATCGGCGGCCACGGCGCGGACGCCGGAGCCGCGGGCTCGCACCCGGGCGCCTTCACCGCCGTGTTCCTGCCGATGGCGGCCGTGGCGCTCGCCGGGGCGTGGCTGGGCACACGCCTGCGGGGACCTGCGGAGAAGGCCTGA
- a CDS encoding IclR family transcriptional regulator: MTAETSQTLDRGLRVLKLLADTDHGLTVTELSNKLGVNRTVVYRLLATLEQHALVRRDLGGRARVGLGVLRLGRQVHPLVREAALPALRSLAEDIGATAHLTLVDGTEALAVAVVEPTWTDYHVAYRTGFRHPLDRGAAGKAILAARQGHITDPGYALTHGELEAGASGAAAPLVGVTGLEGSVGVVMLADSVPERVGPRVVDAAREVAEALR, translated from the coding sequence GTGACCGCGGAGACATCTCAGACGCTCGACCGAGGACTGCGCGTCCTCAAGCTGCTCGCCGACACCGATCACGGCCTGACCGTCACCGAGCTGTCCAACAAGCTCGGGGTGAACCGGACGGTCGTCTACCGGCTTCTCGCCACCCTCGAACAACACGCCCTCGTACGACGGGACTTGGGCGGCCGGGCCCGGGTGGGCCTCGGCGTCCTGCGCCTCGGCCGCCAGGTGCACCCGCTGGTGCGCGAGGCCGCCCTTCCCGCGCTCCGCTCCCTCGCGGAGGACATAGGGGCGACGGCCCACCTGACCCTCGTCGACGGCACGGAGGCGCTCGCCGTCGCCGTGGTCGAGCCGACGTGGACCGACTACCACGTGGCCTATCGGACCGGCTTCCGCCATCCCCTGGACCGGGGCGCCGCGGGCAAGGCCATCCTCGCCGCGCGGCAGGGCCACATCACCGACCCCGGGTACGCGCTCACCCACGGGGAACTGGAGGCCGGCGCCAGCGGCGCGGCGGCGCCCCTCGTCGGCGTCACCGGGCTCGAGGGCAGCGTGGGCGTGGTCATGCTGGCCGACTCCGTGCCCGAGCGGGTGGGCCCGCGGGTGGTGGACGCGGCCCGCGAGGTCGCCGAGGCCCTGCGCTGA
- a CDS encoding ArsR/SmtB family transcription factor — MTQDPKPRKIHHLDARSLRGLAHPLRIRLLASLRLDGPATASQLAARLGESSGATSYHLRQLAEYGFAEDDPERGKGRERWWRAVHQGTYLDDDLRTDSTPEVRGALNAYLHEWATYHAQELSTWLGTEGDWSKEWVESSDMSDFTLRLTPALNAELGRKLHDLIESYRDLAPEDGTPDAARVRIHLHAFPTKPATDDSADDSTD, encoded by the coding sequence GACGCCCGTTCGCTGCGGGGGCTCGCGCATCCGCTGCGCATACGACTGCTCGCCTCCCTGCGGCTCGACGGCCCGGCCACCGCGTCCCAACTCGCCGCCCGTCTGGGCGAGTCGAGCGGCGCGACGAGCTACCACCTGCGTCAGCTCGCGGAGTACGGCTTCGCGGAGGACGACCCGGAGCGCGGCAAGGGCAGGGAGCGCTGGTGGCGCGCCGTCCACCAGGGCACATACCTGGACGACGACCTGCGCACCGACTCGACCCCGGAGGTCCGGGGTGCGCTCAACGCCTATCTGCACGAGTGGGCGACGTATCACGCGCAGGAGCTGTCCACCTGGCTCGGCACGGAGGGCGACTGGTCCAAGGAGTGGGTCGAGTCCTCGGACATGAGCGACTTCACGCTGCGGCTCACCCCGGCGCTCAACGCGGAGCTCGGCCGCAAGCTCCACGACCTGATCGAGAGCTACCGGGACCTGGCGCCCGAGGACGGCACCCCGGACGCGGCCCGGGTCCGCATCCATCTGCACGCGTTCCCGACGAAGCCCGCGACCGACGACTCGGCCGACGACTCGACCGACTGA
- a CDS encoding DEAD/DEAH box helicase translates to MTTTAASNHHLSPAFPGRAPWGTASKLRAWQQGAMEKYIQEQPRDFLAVATPGAGKTTFALTLASWLLHHHVVQQVTVVAPTEHLKKQWAEAAARIGIKLDPEYSAGPLSREYHGVAVTYAGVGVRPMLHRNRVEQRKTLVILDEIHHAGDSKSWGEACLEAFEPATRRLALTGTPFRSDTNPIPFVAYEEGNDGIRRSSADYTYGYGSALGDGVVRPVIFLSYSGNMRWRTKAGDEIAARLGEPMTKDAVSQAWRTALDPRGDWMPNVLKAADRRLSEVRKAIPDAGALVIASDQDSARAYAKLIREITGTKATLVLSDDTGASQRIDDFSGSDDRWMVAVRMVSEGVDVPRLAVGVYATTISTPLFFAQAVGRFVRSRRRGETASVFLPTVPDLLGFANEMEVERDHVLDKPKKEGEEDPYAESEQEMDEANKQQDEDTGEQEQFSFEALESEAVFDRVLYDGAEFGMQAHPGSEEEQDYLGIPGLLEPDQVQLLLQKRQARQIAHSKKKPADEADLLELPAERRPVVSHKELLELRKQLNTMVGAYVHQSGKPHGVIHTELRRVCGGPPSAEATAGQLRQRIAKVQEWATRMS, encoded by the coding sequence GTGACTACCACCGCCGCCTCCAACCACCACCTGTCGCCCGCCTTCCCCGGACGCGCTCCCTGGGGCACCGCCAGCAAGCTGCGCGCCTGGCAGCAGGGGGCGATGGAGAAGTACATCCAGGAGCAGCCGCGCGACTTCCTCGCGGTCGCGACGCCCGGCGCCGGCAAGACCACGTTCGCGCTGACGCTCGCGTCCTGGCTCCTGCACCACCACGTGGTGCAGCAGGTCACCGTGGTCGCCCCCACCGAGCACCTGAAGAAGCAGTGGGCCGAGGCCGCGGCCCGGATAGGCATCAAGCTGGACCCGGAGTACAGCGCGGGCCCGCTGAGCAGGGAGTACCACGGCGTCGCCGTGACGTACGCGGGCGTCGGCGTGCGGCCCATGCTGCACCGCAACCGCGTGGAGCAGCGCAAGACCCTCGTCATCCTCGACGAGATCCACCACGCCGGTGACTCCAAGTCCTGGGGCGAGGCCTGCCTGGAGGCCTTCGAGCCCGCGACCCGCCGCCTGGCGCTCACCGGCACGCCGTTCCGCTCCGACACCAACCCCATCCCCTTCGTGGCGTACGAGGAGGGGAACGACGGCATCCGCCGCTCCTCCGCCGACTACACGTACGGCTACGGCAGCGCCCTCGGCGACGGCGTCGTGCGGCCCGTCATCTTCCTCTCCTACAGCGGCAACATGCGCTGGCGCACCAAGGCCGGTGACGAGATCGCCGCCCGGCTCGGCGAGCCGATGACCAAGGACGCGGTCTCGCAGGCCTGGCGCACCGCGCTCGACCCGCGCGGCGACTGGATGCCGAACGTCCTCAAGGCCGCCGACCGGCGCCTGAGCGAAGTGCGCAAGGCCATTCCGGACGCGGGCGCCCTGGTGATCGCCTCCGACCAGGACTCGGCGCGCGCGTATGCCAAGCTCATCCGGGAGATCACCGGGACCAAGGCCACGCTCGTGCTCTCCGACGACACCGGGGCCTCGCAGCGCATCGACGACTTCAGCGGCAGCGACGACCGCTGGATGGTCGCCGTCCGCATGGTGTCCGAGGGCGTCGACGTGCCCCGGCTCGCGGTCGGCGTGTACGCGACGACGATCTCGACCCCGCTGTTCTTCGCCCAGGCCGTGGGCCGCTTCGTGCGCTCCCGGCGGCGCGGCGAGACCGCCTCCGTCTTCCTGCCCACGGTCCCCGACCTGCTCGGCTTCGCCAACGAGATGGAGGTCGAGCGCGACCACGTCCTCGACAAGCCGAAGAAGGAGGGCGAGGAGGACCCGTACGCCGAGTCCGAGCAGGAGATGGACGAGGCGAACAAGCAGCAGGACGAGGACACCGGCGAGCAGGAGCAGTTCTCCTTCGAGGCCCTGGAGTCCGAGGCCGTCTTCGACCGGGTGCTCTACGACGGCGCCGAGTTCGGCATGCAGGCCCACCCCGGCAGCGAGGAGGAGCAGGACTACCTCGGCATCCCGGGCCTCCTGGAGCCCGACCAGGTGCAGCTGCTGCTCCAGAAGCGGCAGGCCCGGCAGATCGCGCACAGCAAGAAGAAGCCCGCCGACGAGGCCGACCTCCTGGAGCTGCCCGCGGAGCGGCGGCCCGTGGTCTCCCACAAGGAGCTGCTCGAACTCCGCAAGCAGCTGAACACGATGGTCGGCGCGTACGTCCATCAGAGCGGGAAGCCGCATGGTGTGATCCACACCGAGCTGCGGCGGGTGTGCGGTGGTCCGCCCAGTGCGGAGGCTACGGCTGGGCAGCTTCGGCAGCGCATCGCCAAGGTGCAGGAGTGGGCTACGCGGATGAGCTAG
- the melC1 gene encoding apotyrosinase chaperone MelC1 yields the protein MSGITRRQAIGAASAVAGATVVGLGAAHVSAAPRGTRPAEPASFDEVYLGRRIQGGPAGGHGGHHGDHGDGYSVRIDGDELHIMRNADGTWISVINHYDPQATPRALARAAVDDLQGAALVPLAAATR from the coding sequence ATGTCCGGAATCACCCGCCGCCAGGCCATCGGCGCCGCGAGCGCCGTCGCCGGGGCCACCGTCGTCGGCCTCGGCGCCGCTCACGTCTCCGCCGCCCCGCGCGGCACCCGCCCCGCCGAACCCGCCTCCTTCGACGAGGTCTACCTCGGCCGCCGCATCCAGGGCGGGCCCGCCGGAGGCCACGGCGGCCACCACGGCGACCACGGCGACGGCTACTCCGTGCGCATCGACGGCGACGAGCTCCACATCATGCGCAACGCCGACGGCACCTGGATCAGCGTCATCAACCACTACGACCCGCAGGCCACGCCCCGCGCCCTCGCCCGCGCCGCCGTCGACGACCTCCAGGGCGCCGCCCTGGTCCCGCTCGCCGCCGCCACCCGCTGA
- a CDS encoding DUF397 domain-containing protein, with protein sequence MTQKPPAGRGPELTWFKSSYSDSSNINDCVEVALEWVKSSYSSSNNGEDCVEAAIGVGAIHIRDSKNRQGAQLAFASRAWRDFVAGYAIG encoded by the coding sequence ATGACTCAGAAGCCCCCTGCCGGGCGCGGTCCCGAACTCACCTGGTTCAAAAGCAGCTACAGCGACAGCAGCAACATCAACGACTGCGTCGAGGTCGCCCTGGAGTGGGTCAAGAGCAGCTACAGCAGCAGTAACAATGGTGAGGACTGCGTTGAGGCCGCGATAGGCGTTGGAGCCATCCACATTCGGGACTCCAAGAACAGACAGGGCGCCCAACTGGCGTTCGCCTCGCGCGCGTGGCGCGACTTCGTAGCGGGGTACGCGATCGGGTAG
- the melC2 gene encoding tyrosinase MelC2, with product MTVRKNQAQLTADEKRRFVNALLALKRDGRYDSFVSTHNDFIMSDRDDSDRVGHRSPSFLPWHRRFLIQFEQALQSVDASVALPYWDWTADRTPAASLWAPDFLGGTGRPRDGQVTDGAFAFSGSGWRINVRVDGRDFLRRSLGGGGVQLPTKAEVDSVLAMPVYDAPPWNSASDGFRNHLEGWRGVNLHNRVHVWVGGHMATGASPNDPVFWLHHAYVDRLWTQWQARHPNSPYLPAAGTRDVVDLRETMRPWGNVTPADMLDHTRYYTYDVAA from the coding sequence ATGACCGTACGCAAGAACCAGGCCCAGCTCACCGCCGACGAGAAGCGCCGCTTCGTCAACGCGCTTCTCGCGCTGAAGCGCGACGGCCGCTACGACTCCTTCGTCTCCACCCACAACGACTTCATCATGAGCGACCGCGACGACAGCGACCGCGTCGGCCACCGCTCCCCCTCCTTCCTGCCCTGGCACCGCCGCTTCCTCATACAGTTCGAGCAGGCCCTCCAGTCCGTCGACGCCTCCGTCGCCCTCCCCTACTGGGACTGGACCGCCGACCGCACCCCCGCCGCCTCCCTCTGGGCCCCCGACTTCCTCGGCGGCACCGGGCGCCCCCGCGACGGCCAGGTCACCGACGGCGCGTTCGCCTTCTCCGGCAGCGGCTGGCGCATCAACGTCCGCGTCGACGGCCGCGACTTCCTGCGGCGCAGCCTGGGCGGGGGTGGCGTCCAGCTCCCCACCAAGGCCGAGGTCGACTCCGTCCTCGCCATGCCCGTCTACGACGCCCCGCCGTGGAACAGCGCCTCCGACGGCTTCCGCAACCACCTCGAAGGCTGGCGCGGCGTGAACCTCCACAACCGCGTCCACGTCTGGGTCGGCGGCCACATGGCCACCGGGGCCTCCCCCAACGACCCCGTCTTCTGGCTCCACCACGCCTATGTGGACCGGCTGTGGACCCAGTGGCAGGCCCGCCACCCCAACTCGCCCTACCTGCCCGCAGCCGGTACGCGCGACGTCGTCGACCTCCGCGAGACCATGCGCCCGTGGGGCAACGTGACTCCTGCGGACATGCTGGACCACACGAGGTACTACACCTACGACGTGGCCGCCTGA
- a CDS encoding ATP-binding protein — MNTETTQALAPVRQFSALMPSSPRGAQLARHAAVRQLTSWERPFERAEHVVAELASNAVRHGHVPGRNFRLTLRLAASGVLRVEVSDTCAERLPRAPGPGPADPDAESGRGLLIVAAIADRWGTEFGPDPRKTVWAELDC, encoded by the coding sequence ATGAACACAGAGACCACACAAGCCCTGGCCCCCGTACGGCAGTTCAGCGCGTTGATGCCGTCCAGCCCGCGCGGCGCGCAGCTCGCCCGCCACGCCGCGGTGCGGCAACTCACCTCCTGGGAGCGCCCCTTCGAGCGCGCGGAACACGTCGTGGCCGAGCTGGCGAGCAACGCGGTGCGGCACGGGCACGTGCCGGGGCGGAACTTCCGGCTCACCCTGCGCCTCGCGGCCAGCGGGGTGCTGCGCGTGGAGGTGAGCGACACCTGCGCCGAACGCCTGCCACGCGCTCCAGGGCCCGGGCCCGCCGACCCGGACGCGGAGTCGGGCCGGGGCCTGCTGATCGTGGCGGCGATCGCGGACCGCTGGGGCACGGAGTTCGGCCCCGACCCCCGCAAGACGGTCTGGGCGGAGCTGGACTGTTGA
- a CDS encoding S16 family serine protease, whose translation MLSRLAQLSRPKVLALAATPVVALLAVAAFAPLPFAVAQPGGTADVLGEYEGKPVLTITGATTRKTEGQLRMTTIVATGPQMTVRLGDVVDGWFRTDRAVMPKDSVYPEGDNEKEVEQHNLGDMRESQDDATKAALRFLRADGVDGTGKVKVNADLGKIGGPSAGLFLALGIIDKLDGNGSGGDLTGGRTIAGTGTIKANGKVGAVGGVSLKTQAAARDGATVFLVPKAECSDAEAEKPKGLQLVPVTTLSGTVDALRALQKGEKVPSC comes from the coding sequence GTGCTGTCTCGTCTCGCTCAGCTGAGCCGCCCCAAGGTCCTCGCCCTCGCCGCGACGCCCGTCGTCGCTCTGCTCGCGGTCGCCGCGTTCGCCCCGCTCCCCTTCGCCGTGGCGCAGCCCGGTGGCACCGCCGATGTGCTGGGGGAGTACGAGGGCAAGCCGGTGCTCACGATCACCGGGGCGACCACGCGGAAGACCGAGGGGCAGCTGCGGATGACGACGATCGTGGCGACGGGGCCGCAGATGACCGTGCGCCTCGGCGACGTGGTCGACGGCTGGTTCCGTACGGACCGGGCCGTGATGCCCAAGGACTCGGTCTATCCGGAGGGCGACAACGAGAAGGAAGTCGAGCAGCACAACCTCGGCGACATGCGGGAGTCGCAGGACGACGCGACGAAGGCCGCACTCCGCTTTCTCCGGGCGGACGGCGTGGACGGCACCGGCAAGGTCAAGGTCAATGCCGACCTGGGGAAGATCGGCGGGCCGAGCGCAGGGCTCTTCCTGGCGCTCGGCATCATCGACAAGCTGGACGGGAACGGCAGCGGCGGCGATCTGACCGGCGGCCGCACGATCGCCGGGACCGGCACGATCAAGGCGAACGGCAAGGTCGGCGCCGTCGGCGGCGTCTCCCTGAAGACGCAGGCCGCGGCCCGTGACGGCGCCACCGTCTTCCTCGTGCCGAAGGCCGAGTGCTCGGACGCCGAGGCGGAGAAGCCGAAGGGGCTTCAGCTGGTGCCGGTCACCACGCTGTCCGGTACGGTCGACGCGCTGCGGGCCCTGCAGAAGGGCGAGAAGGTCCCGAGCTGCTGA